From the Colletotrichum lupini chromosome 1, complete sequence genome, the window AGACTGCACTTCTATCTATCCCTTCAGGTGCAGTCAGTATCGTCTCGATTCTAGCGGCTACCAACGTGGCAGGGAGATTCAATCAAAGAGCTATCAACATTATTTGCCTTCTGATACCCGGTGTCATCGGAGCTGCGCTGATGGCTTTCCTACCAGAGGACAGTAAAGCTGGTAAACTGATTGGAAACTATATGACGAATTGCATTGGGGCAACTTTGCCTTTGTTATATTCTCTTGTTGGTGCCAACTACGCCGGTCACACCAAGAAGGTACGTGGGACTTTTTCTCGACAGTCTTTCTGTTAATCCAGAACTAATGCGGGAGAGCGTAGGTCACCATGAACGCCACTTTGCTCATCTGTTTCTGTGTTGGTAACATTATCGGACCCTTGACATTCACGGCTGAGTCTGCGCCCGGATACCTCCCAGCCAAAACAGCAATCATCGTAACCTGCGGGTTGGCGATGATGTTCACGTTGATGCTAAGGTACTATTACATATGGGAAAATAAGCGACGGGATAAATTTGTTCAAGCAGGAGAGCTTAGCCACTTGAAGGATGTCGAGTTCAGCGATATGACTGATCGTATGAACAAGGAGTTTAGATACACCCTTTGAGGTTATCTTTACCTTAACAATGACTGATGTAGTTAAGACGACGGCACGAGGCTCTGGGGGCATATCTACATTTGGAAATTTACATGCAGAGTTTGCAGAGAACCTTTGAATATCAAGCAGCTTTCTGCAcgcgtatttactttaagcAAGAGCTTTCACAGGAGGAAGTTTATGTCGTAATACGACGAGCTCTTACGTAACCTCCTAGCCTACCCAACGTCTTCTGGAAAGGTCATTCGatctatactttatattggCCTTTTGGTAGATGCCAAGACTCAAGAGAATCCGAGGCGATGAGGTGTCAATGATTCGCTCATGAGAAGCTGGGTGTGAGTACATAAGTTCGGCCTAACATCACGCGATTCAATTGATTACCAAAGCTAACCACGAAAGTACGCGGGTTGAATTCTGCGTACTTGGAATCTGGATAGTTTGGACTTAGAGTTTGAATCCTCCGGTCCTATTA encodes:
- a CDS encoding major facilitator superfamily transporter encodes the protein MGISAAAYYNWAGLVMTRVLLGVFKSAVAPSLIVITTMVSFRRMFTSLNPPNVSSTVIMFLICSLITIAIGITVILILPDNPMSARFLSREEKIWSIERLRSNQTGIENKRFKREQAIECFTDPQTYLLALITIASNVPNGAVSSFQATIIKGFGYTSKETALLSIPSGAVSIVSILAATNVAGRFNQRAINIICLLIPGVIGAALMAFLPEDSKAGKLIGNYMTNCIGATLPLLYSLVGANYAGHTKKVTMNATLLICFCVGNIIGPLTFTAESAPGYLPAKTAIIVTCGLAMMFTLMLRYYYIWENKRRDKFVQAGELSHLKDVEFSDMTDRMNKEFRYTL